AGGCGCCGTACCTGGTGACCACGTCCGGCAGCCGGCCCGTCTGGCGCACGTGCAGCCCGCGCGGCGGCGAAACGTCGGGGTAGTCGGCGGCCCAGGCCGGATCGTTGTTGTATTCCGAGACCGGCGAGACCGACAGCCACGGATTGTGCGACGCCACCTGCCACAGCGTGCGCAGGTCGTAAAGCTCGCAGCGGTAGCGCGCACCGAAGAACAGATGCACCCGCGGGTTCACGCCGAAGCGGCTGAGGTCCATGATCAGCGTCCGCAGCGGAGCCAGTCCGGTGCTGCCCGCGACCATCAGCACGTCCCCGCCGTCACGGTCGACCCGCAGGCCGCCGTGCGGGCCGGACACCCGCCACCTGTCGCCGGGGCGGGTTTCGTTGACGATCGCGTTGCTCACCAGGCCGCCGGGCACGACACGGACGTGGAACTCGATGCCGCCCCCCGGGTCGGCGGGGATGGCGGGGGACAGATAGCGCCAGCGGCGCGGGCATTGCGGAATCTGCACGTTGACGTACTGCCCGGGGTGGTAGTCCAGCGGGCGGTCCAGGTGCAACCGGACAACCGCCAGGTCGCGCGACACCCGGTTGTGTTCGATGACCGTGCCATCCACCCAGGCGGGCGCGTCGTCGGAGTCGGCCGCGCCGCTCATTACCCCGGAGAACAGGTTGAGGGACTGGTCAGCGGCCTCCTGGACCGCGTCGGTCCAGGCGCTGCCCAGGTGGCTGCGCAGCGTGGAGTGCAACGCGCGGCGCAGTGTCTGATAGTGCTCCGGCAGTACTCCGTATTTGCGGTGATCGCGGCCGAGCTGGGCCAAAAAGGCCACCGGCTCGTCGGCCCGCTGGGCGACCAATTCGCCGTAGAGCCAGTGCATGGCCTGACCGAAAGCCGCGCGCTGGCCGCTCATCTCCGGCGGAAACAGGTCCCGCACCGAGGTGTCCAGGGCAAACCAGTGGTCGTAGAAGCGGTGGACGAGCTCGGTGCCATCGGGTTTGAAGGCATCCCGCAGCACCTGCAACGCATCCCGGTCCTCGAGGCCCACGGACGCCGATTCTAGGCCGGGGTCCCGGCCGGTGTGCTCGGCTGAGCCTGAACGAGGGTTGCTGCTGGGGCCTATGCGGGTCCGCCCTTACCGCCGACGCCGCCGGTGCCGCGGGTGAAGCCGGAAGCGGGGGTTCCCGGCTGGCCGCTCGTGCCGGGGCCGCCGGTGCCGTCGCCACCCTTACCACCGTCGGCGCCGTTGCCGGCGTTCTGTGGGAAGCTGCCCTGGCCGTTGTCACCGCCGTTGCCGCCGCGACCCCCGGCACCGCCGGCGCCGAAGCCGTTGCCGTCGCCGCCGTCGCCACCCGTCCCGCCGTTTCCGCCAAGGCCGGAGGCACCGCCTTGGCCGCCGGAGCCGCCGCCGCCGCCGTCGCCACCGGGGCCAGTTGCGGCCACACCGCCGGTGCCGCCCATTCCACCGGTGCCGCCGTTGGCCGCAAGTGGGATTTGTTGCCCGGAGGCTGGCATCGCTGCCACGCCGCCCGTGCCGCCAGATCCGCCGGCGCCGCCAGCGCCGCCGGCAACAGCGCCGGTACCGCCCACGCCTCCATTGCCGCCGTTGCCGCCGTTAGCGGAAGTGTGACTCTGATTACCGAAACCACCGTTACCGCCTCGGCCGCCGGCGCCGCCGACGTAGCCGGTACCGCCCGTGCCGCCGTTGCCGCCGTTGCCGCCGTTGGCCGCCGCGGTGTAATTGTCCAGCGCGAGGGCATTGCCAGCGCTGCCGCCGGTGCCTCCGGCGCCTCCGGTGCCTCCGGTGGCGGTACCGGTAGCGTTCCCGCCGGCGCCGCCCGCTCCGCCGGTGCCGCCGATGACATTGAAGTTTCCGGTTGCGCCAGCTCCACCGGCGCCACCGGTGCCACCGGTCCCGGCCTTTCCGGCAGCTCCCGGGTCACCTGCCGCCGTGCCCGGTCCGGCGCCGCCGCCGGTTCCAGCGGTGCCGACGGCGCCGCCCGTTCCGCCGGTACCACCGGCGCCGGCGCCGGCGCTGGACGTGGCCGCCGCGCCTGTTCCACCGGTGCCGCCCGTTCCGCCGGTGCCTGCAGTGCCGCCGTCGCCCGCTTTGGCGCCGGCGCCGCCGGCCGCACCGCCTTGTCCCCCCTGTCCGCCCTGTCCGCCGACACCGCCGAGGCCACCCTGGCCACTAGTACCGCCACCGGCGGGTGTGGTTCCCTGCGCGCCGCCACCGCCGGTGCCGCCGGTGCCGCCGGTGCCGCCCTGGCCACCCAGCCCGCCGTCGCCGTTGATGGCGCCAGTGCCCCCGCTGCCGCCCTGGCCACCCATCCCGCCGCCAGAGCCATTTCCGCCTGTCGCGCCGGGTGTGGCGCCGGTGCTCCCAGTGAGGCCGGTGCCGCCCTGGCCGCCCTGCCCTCCGGTACCGGCGGCTCCCAAGCCACCTGCGTTGGTGCCTGTCCCAGGGGTGCCTGCCTGGCCGCCGGTGCCGCCGGTGCCTCCGGTGCCGGGTCCGTCGGCGCTGGTGGCTGCTGCACCTTGGCCGCCAAAGCCTCCGGTGCCGCCAGTACCGGCGGTGCCGCCGTTGCCGGTCTTACCCGCCGCTCCGGCCCCGCCGCCTGCTTGACCGCCCACCCCTCCTTGGCCGCCGCTGCCGCCCAGCCCGCCCTGGCCGCCCTGGCCGCTACTGCCGCCGGTGACAGGTGTGACTCCTTGCGCACCCGCGCCCCCGGTGCCGCCTCGGCCGCCTTGGCCACCCTGGCCGCCGACTCCGCCGTCCCCGTTGGTCCCGCCGACGCCTGCTGTGCCGCCGGTGCCGCCGGTGCCGCCGAAGCCTCCGGTTGAGCCGATACCACCGGTCGCTCCTGACGTAGCGCCGGTGCTCCCGGTAGCGCCGGTGCCGCCTTGGCCGCCCTGACCTCCCGTGCCGCCGGTTCCTGCGTTGCCGACGGCGGAACCCGCTCCGGCCGTGCCGGCCGCACCACCCGTGCCACCCGTGCCGCCAATGCCAGGGCCCTTGGTGCTGGTGGCGGCTGCTCCCAAACCGCCGGTGCCGCCGGTGCCGCCGGTACCGGCCGTGCCACCGGTGCCGGTGTTACCCCCTGCGCCCGCCCCGGCCCCGGCCTGTCCGCCTTGTCCGCCCTGACCACCGGTGCCGCCCTGGCCGCCCTGGCCCCCTTGGCCGGCAGTGCCGCCGGTGGGTGTGACGCTTTGCAGGCCGTCGCCGCCGGTGCCGCCGCCGCCGCCGGTGCCGCCCTGGCCGCCTTGTCCGCCGTCGCCATTTGTGCCGCCGGCACCGGCGGCGCCACCCGTACCCCCCATGCCGCCGTCGCCGCCCTGGGAACCGGTGCCGCCCGTGTCTCCGAAGCTGATGGCTTTGGTGCCGGCCGCTCCGTCACCGCCTTGGCCGCCCTGTCCGCCTTGGCCTCCGGTACCGGCGTTTCCTGTTGTGGCGCCGGTGCCCGTTGTGCCGGCGGCCCCGCCGGTGCCTCCCGTGCCGCCGGTGCCGGGTCCGTCGGTGCTGGTGGCGGCCGCCCCCTGCCCTCCGGTGCCGCCTTTTCCTCCGGTGCCTGCGGTGCCGCCGGTGCCGGTGTTGCCTGCTGCGCCCGCGCCGGCTCCGGCCTGTCCGCCTTGCCCGCCTTGTCCGCCTTGGCCACCCTGGCCGCCCTGCCCACCCTGCCCGCTTGCACCGCCGCCGGACGGCGTGGTTCCCTGCACGCCTAGGCCACCGGTACCACCTTGGCCACCGGTGCCACCGGTGCCGCCTTGGCCCCCGTCGCCATTGGTGCCGCCTGTACCTGAGGTGCCGCCGGCGCCGCCGGCACCTCCTTGACCGCCGAGGTAGCCGGCGCCGCCAGTCGCTGCGAGCGTGACAGCGTCGCCGGCCGCGCCGCTGCCGCCCTGGCCGCCTTGTCCTCCGGTTCCGCCGGTGCCTGCGGCGCCGGTGGTGCCTGCCGCGCCGGCGCCGTTGCCTGCCGCGCCGCCGGCGCCGGCGGTGCCTCCGGCGCCACCTGCTCCGCCGGTGCCGCCGTTGCTGTTGACACCGGTGATGCCGGTGCCGCCGTGACCGCCTTGGCCGCCGCTGCCGCCGGTGCCGCCGGTGCCGTTGACGCCACCGGGTCCGGCTGTGCCGCCTTGTCCGCCCTGGCCGCCGGCGCCGCCGGCGTAGCCGGTGGCGTCGCTGCCGTCGGCGAGGGTGGCCTGGGTGGCGTTCGCGCCGGTGCCGCCCTGGCCGCCTTGTCCTCCGGTTCCGCCGGTGCCTGCGGCGCCGGTGGTGCCTGCCGCGCCGGCGCCGGTGCCTGCCGCGCCGCCTGCGCCGGCGGTGCCGCCGGCGCCTCCTGCCCCGCCGGTGCCGCCGTTGCTGTTGATGCCGGTGACGCCGGTGCCGCCCTGACCGCCTTGGCCGCCGGCGCCCCCGGTGCCGCCTTTGCCGTTGACGCCGCCCGCTCCGGCTGTGCCGCCTTGTCCGCCCTGGCCGCCGGCGCCGCCGGCGTAGCCGGTTGCGTCGCTGCCGTCGGCCGAAGTGGCGTTGGGGCCGGCGGCGCTGGAGCCCCCGTCCCCACCGCGACCCCCGGTGCCACCGGTCCCGGAATCGCCCGCGGACCCCGCGGCCCCGGCGCCAGTGCCTGCCGAGCCGCCGACGCCGACGGCGCCACCGGCCCCGCCCGCACCGCCTTGGCCCCCGACACCGGTGGTGCTGGCACCGCCGCTGCCACCGTCACCGCCGAGGCCGCCGGTGCCGCCTTGCCCGCCGCGCCCGTTGGTTCCGCCCGCGAATGCCGCGCCGCCCTGGCCGCCCTGCCCGCCTTGTCCGCCGGCGGTTCCCGCGCCGCCCGTACCGCCGTCGCTGGTTGCCGCCGAACCATTGTGGCCGGCCCCGCCGTCACCTCCCTGACCGCCGGTCCCGCCGTCGCCGGCGACACCTCTCCCACCCGCGTGCCCGCCCGGTCCGCCGGCCGCGCCGCCCGCGCCGGCGGCCCCGCCGTGTCCTCCGTTCCCGCCGGCGCTGCCGGCTCCGGCGGCCGAGGTTGCGGTGGCCGCTGCGCCGGCGCCGCCCGTTCCGCCGGTTCCGCCGACGCCGCCGGCTCCGCCGACGCCGCCGTCGCCCGCGACGCCCAGGAACAGGGCGCCGGTCCCACCTTCGCCGCCCCTGCCGCCGGTTCCACCGGCAAAACCGGTGTCGCCTTGCTGAGCCGCCGAGCCGTTGGCCCCTGCTGCTCCCGCCCCACCTGCGCCACCCGCGCCGCCGTGTCCGCCGTTACCTCCCAGCAGTCCGCTGGGCCCGCCGTGGCCTCCCGTGCCGCCGATACCCCCGGCGCCCGAGCCGAACGGCCCGCCCGCGGGTCCGGCGCCGCCGGCCCCACCCGCTCCGCCGTCACCGAAAAGCCGTGCGCCAAAGCCGCCGGTTCCGCCTGCGCCGCCGAAAACAGTGCCCGGGGTACCCGTCCCACCTGCTCCGCCGTGGCCGCCATTGCCGTAGAAGAATCCGGCGTTTCCGCCGGTGCCGCCGACGGCACCCAAGCCTCCGGCGCCTCCGGCACCGCCGTTTCCGAAAATCAGCCCGCCGCGTCCGCCGCCGCCACCTGCGGCACCGATTCCGCCGGCCCCTCCTTGGCCGCCGCTACCCAACAGACCGGCCGACCCGCCGGCACCCCCGGCCTGCCCGGCGGCGCCCGGTGCACCGTTGCCGCCGTTGCCCAGCAGAATTCCGCCGGCCCCGCCGTCAGCGCCGGCCGTCGTCGCGTTGGCCCCGTTGCCGATCAGGGGACGACCGAACAGGGCCTCGCTGGGTCCGTTGACTGCGTCCAAAAGGCTTCGCAGCGGCGCGACGTTGGCCGACTCGGCACTTCCATAGGCCGCACCAGCAGCGGTCAAGGTTCGTACGAACTGGTCGTGGAACAGATCCACCTGGGCACTCAGTGCCAGGTAATCCTTGCCGAACGTCCCGAACATCGCTGCGATCGCCGCGGAAACCTCGTCGAGACCAGCCGCTGCCACCGCCGTGGTGGGCAGCGCCGCCAATCCGTGCGCGGTGCGCAGCGAATTTCCGATTCCACTCAGGTCCGACGCGGCGACCGCGAGGCTGTCCGCTGAAAACAACAACGCCATAACGAAAACCCCTCGACGGCAGGGACTCCGGCAAACGACGGAGCGAAATTGACGCACACGCTACCTACGTCGTGAACCGGTGAGTGCAGTTTTCGCAAACATTCATATAGGAGCGAAAGCTCCCTGGAACGGGGTTCTAAAGTGCGATCCTCGTGCGCTTCGGGCGGGTCTCGCGCGGATCCGGGAAAAAAGTTAGAGTTGAGCGGAACAGACTCAACCTTGACGTCGTTGCAGTACGCGAGATGATTTTTACCTACGCACGAGAACGGAGGGGTCGTGGACTCTTTTAACCCGACAACTAAGACGCAGGCGGCCCTGACGTCGGCACTGCAGGCGGCTTCGGCGGCCGGCAACCCCGAAATCAGGCCCGCGCATCTGCTGATGGCGCTGCTGACGCAGAACGACGGGATTGCCGCACCACTGCTGGAGGCTGTCGGGGTCGACCCCGCCACCATCCGCACGGAGGCGCAGCGCCTGCTGGACAAGCTGCCCCAGATCAGCGGCTCCAGTTCCCAGCCGCAGCTGTCCCGCGAATCGCTGGCAGCCATCACCGCAGCTCAGCAACTGGCCACCGAGATGGACGACGAGTTCGTTTCCACCGAGCACCTGATGGTCGGGTTGGCCACTGGCGACTCCGAGGTCGCCAAGGTGCTGACCGGCCACGGCGCGTCGCCGCAGGCGCTGCGGGAGGCGTTCGTCAAGGTGCGCGGCAGCGCTCGGGTGACCAGTGCCGACCCGGAAGCCACCTACCAGGCGCTGGAGAAGTACTCCACGGACCTGACCGCGCGGGCCAAGGAAGGCAAGCTCGACCCGGTCATCGGACGCGACAACGAGATCCGCCGGGTGGTGCAGGTGCTGTCCCGGCGCACCAAGAACAACCCGGTGCTCATCGGTGAGCCCGGCGTCGGCAAGACCGCGATCGTGGAGGGCCTGGCCCAGCGCATCATTGCCGGTGACGTGCCGGAAAGCCTGCGCGACAAGACGGTCATCTCGCTGGACCTGGGGTCCATGGTGGCCGGCGCCAAGTACCGCGGTGAGTTCGAGGAACGGCTCAAGGCCGTGCTCGACGACATCAAGAACTCGGCCGGGCAGATCATCACCTTTATTGACGAGCTGCACACCATCGTCGGCGCCGGCGCGACCGGCGAATCGGCGATGGACGCGGGCAACATGATCAAGCCGATGCTGGCCCGCGGTGAACTGCGCCTGGTGGGCGCGACCACTCTCGACGAGTACCGCAAGTACATCGAGAAGGACGCCGCACTGGAGCGGCGCTTCCAGCAGGTGTTCGTCGGCGAGCCCTCGGTGGAGGACACCGTCGGGATCCTGCGCGGTCTCAAGGACCGCTACGAGGTGCACCACGGTGTGCGGATCACCGACTCCGCCCTGGTGGCCGCTGCCACGCTGAGTGACCGCTACATCACCGCCCGCTTCCTGCCGGACAAGGCCATCGACCTGGTCGACGAGTCCGCCAGCCGGCTGCGGATGGAGATCGACTCGCGGCCCGTCGAGATCGACGAGGTCGAGCGCCTGGTGCGCCGGCTGGAGATCGAGGAGATGGCGCTCGAGAAGGAGGAGGACGCCGCGTCCAAGGAACGCTTGGAGAAGCTGCGTGCCGAGCTGGCCGACAAGAAGGAAGAGCTGGCCGAGCTGACGACGAGATGGCAGAACGAGAAGAACGCCATCGACATCGTCCGCGAGCTCAAGGAGCAGCTCGAAGTGCTGCGCGGGGAGTCCGAGCGCGCCGAGCGTGACGGTGACCTGGCCAAGGCCGCCGAGCTGCGGTACGGCCGCATCCCCGAGGTCGAGAAGAAACTCGACGCCGCGGTTCCGCAGGCCGAAGCCCGCGAGAACGTGATGCTCAAGGAGGAGGTCGGCCCCGACGACATCGCCGACGTGGTGTCGGCGTGGACGGGCATTCCCGCCGGCCGGTTGCTGGAAGGCGAGACGGCCAAGCTGCTGCGCATGGAGGACGAGCTGGGCAAGCGCGTCGTCGGCCAGAAGAAGGCCGTGCAGGCCGTCTCGGACGCCGTGCGCCGCTCCCGGGCCGGTGTCGCCGACCCGAACCGGCCCACCGGTTCGTTCATGTTCCTCGGCCCCACCGGTGTGGGTAAGACGGAGCTGGCTAAAGCGTTGGCGGACTTTCTGTTCGACGACGATCGCGCCATGGTCCGGATCGACATGAGCGAGTACGGCGAGAAGCACTCGGTTGCCCGGCTGGTCGGTGCGCCTCCCGGCTACATCGGCTACGACCAGGGTGGTCAGCTGACCGAGGCGGTGCGCCGTCGCCCGTACACGGTGATCCTGTTCGACGAGATCGAGAAGGCTCACCCGGACGTGTTCGACGTGCTGTTGCAGGTCCTCGACGAGGGCCGGCTCACCGACGGTCAAGGCCGCACGGTGGACTTCCGCAACACCATCCTGATCCTGACCTCCAACCTGGGATCGGGTGGCACCGAGGAGCAGGTGCTGGCCGCCGTGCGGTCGGCGTTCAAGCCGGAGTTCATCAACCGGCTCGACGACGTGATCATCTTCCACGGTCTCGAGCCCGGTGAACTGGTGCAGATCGTGGACATCCAGCTGGCTCAGCTG
This genomic stretch from Mycobacterium paragordonae harbors:
- a CDS encoding PE family protein, whose product is MALLFSADSLAVAASDLSGIGNSLRTAHGLAALPTTAVAAAGLDEVSAAIAAMFGTFGKDYLALSAQVDLFHDQFVRTLTAAGAAYGSAESANVAPLRSLLDAVNGPSEALFGRPLIGNGANATTAGADGGAGGILLGNGGNGAPGAAGQAGGAGGSAGLLGSGGQGGAGGIGAAGGGGGRGGLIFGNGGAGGAGGLGAVGGTGGNAGFFYGNGGHGGAGGTGTPGTVFGGAGGTGGFGARLFGDGGAGGAGGAGPAGGPFGSGAGGIGGTGGHGGPSGLLGGNGGHGGAGGAGGAGAAGANGSAAQQGDTGFAGGTGGRGGEGGTGALFLGVAGDGGVGGAGGVGGTGGTGGAGAAATATSAAGAGSAGGNGGHGGAAGAGGAAGGPGGHAGGRGVAGDGGTGGQGGDGGAGHNGSAATSDGGTGGAGTAGGQGGQGGQGGAAFAGGTNGRGGQGGTGGLGGDGGSGGASTTGVGGQGGAGGAGGAVGVGGSAGTGAGAAGSAGDSGTGGTGGRGGDGGSSAAGPNATSADGSDATGYAGGAGGQGGQGGTAGAGGVNGKGGTGGAGGQGGQGGTGVTGINSNGGTGGAGGAGGTAGAGGAAGTGAGAAGTTGAAGTGGTGGQGGQGGTGANATQATLADGSDATGYAGGAGGQGGQGGTAGPGGVNGTGGTGGSGGQGGHGGTGITGVNSNGGTGGAGGAGGTAGAGGAAGNGAGAAGTTGAAGTGGTGGQGGQGGSGAAGDAVTLAATGGAGYLGGQGGAGGAGGTSGTGGTNGDGGQGGTGGTGGQGGTGGLGVQGTTPSGGGASGQGGQGGQGGQGGQGGQGGQAGAGAGAAGNTGTGGTAGTGGKGGTGGQGAAATSTDGPGTGGTGGTGGAAGTTGTGATTGNAGTGGQGGQGGQGGDGAAGTKAISFGDTGGTGSQGGDGGMGGTGGAAGAGGTNGDGGQGGQGGTGGGGGTGGDGLQSVTPTGGTAGQGGQGGQGGTGGQGGQGGQAGAGAGAGGNTGTGGTAGTGGTGGTGGLGAAATSTKGPGIGGTGGTGGAAGTAGAGSAVGNAGTGGTGGQGGQGGTGATGSTGATSGATGGIGSTGGFGGTGGTGGTAGVGGTNGDGGVGGQGGQGGRGGTGGAGAQGVTPVTGGSSGQGGQGGLGGSGGQGGVGGQAGGGAGAAGKTGNGGTAGTGGTGGFGGQGAAATSADGPGTGGTGGTGGQAGTPGTGTNAGGLGAAGTGGQGGQGGTGLTGSTGATPGATGGNGSGGGMGGQGGSGGTGAINGDGGLGGQGGTGGTGGTGGGGAQGTTPAGGGTSGQGGLGGVGGQGGQGGQGGAAGGAGAKAGDGGTAGTGGTGGTGGTGAAATSSAGAGAGGTGGTGGAVGTAGTGGGAGPGTAAGDPGAAGKAGTGGTGGAGGAGATGNFNVIGGTGGAGGAGGNATGTATGGTGGAGGTGGSAGNALALDNYTAAANGGNGGNGGTGGTGYVGGAGGRGGNGGFGNQSHTSANGGNGGNGGVGGTGAVAGGAGGAGGSGGTGGVAAMPASGQQIPLAANGGTGGMGGTGGVAATGPGGDGGGGGSGGQGGASGLGGNGGTGGDGGDGNGFGAGGAGGRGGNGGDNGQGSFPQNAGNGADGGKGGDGTGGPGTSGQPGTPASGFTRGTGGVGGKGGPA
- a CDS encoding FAD-binding oxidoreductase, giving the protein MGLEDRDALQVLRDAFKPDGTELVHRFYDHWFALDTSVRDLFPPEMSGQRAAFGQAMHWLYGELVAQRADEPVAFLAQLGRDHRKYGVLPEHYQTLRRALHSTLRSHLGSAWTDAVQEAADQSLNLFSGVMSGAADSDDAPAWVDGTVIEHNRVSRDLAVVRLHLDRPLDYHPGQYVNVQIPQCPRRWRYLSPAIPADPGGGIEFHVRVVPGGLVSNAIVNETRPGDRWRVSGPHGGLRVDRDGGDVLMVAGSTGLAPLRTLIMDLSRFGVNPRVHLFFGARYRCELYDLRTLWQVASHNPWLSVSPVSEYNNDPAWAADYPDVSPPRGLHVRQTGRLPDVVTRYGAWGDRQILICGGPQMVRATKAALIAKGAPPEHIQHDPLSR
- the clpB gene encoding ATP-dependent chaperone ClpB; protein product: MDSFNPTTKTQAALTSALQAASAAGNPEIRPAHLLMALLTQNDGIAAPLLEAVGVDPATIRTEAQRLLDKLPQISGSSSQPQLSRESLAAITAAQQLATEMDDEFVSTEHLMVGLATGDSEVAKVLTGHGASPQALREAFVKVRGSARVTSADPEATYQALEKYSTDLTARAKEGKLDPVIGRDNEIRRVVQVLSRRTKNNPVLIGEPGVGKTAIVEGLAQRIIAGDVPESLRDKTVISLDLGSMVAGAKYRGEFEERLKAVLDDIKNSAGQIITFIDELHTIVGAGATGESAMDAGNMIKPMLARGELRLVGATTLDEYRKYIEKDAALERRFQQVFVGEPSVEDTVGILRGLKDRYEVHHGVRITDSALVAAATLSDRYITARFLPDKAIDLVDESASRLRMEIDSRPVEIDEVERLVRRLEIEEMALEKEEDAASKERLEKLRAELADKKEELAELTTRWQNEKNAIDIVRELKEQLEVLRGESERAERDGDLAKAAELRYGRIPEVEKKLDAAVPQAEARENVMLKEEVGPDDIADVVSAWTGIPAGRLLEGETAKLLRMEDELGKRVVGQKKAVQAVSDAVRRSRAGVADPNRPTGSFMFLGPTGVGKTELAKALADFLFDDDRAMVRIDMSEYGEKHSVARLVGAPPGYIGYDQGGQLTEAVRRRPYTVILFDEIEKAHPDVFDVLLQVLDEGRLTDGQGRTVDFRNTILILTSNLGSGGTEEQVLAAVRSAFKPEFINRLDDVIIFHGLEPGELVQIVDIQLAQLDKRLAQRRLQLEVSLPAKQWLAQRGFDPVYGARPLRRLVQQAIGDQLAKLLLAGEVHDGDVVPVNVSPDGDSLILG